The following proteins are encoded in a genomic region of Oncorhynchus kisutch isolate 150728-3 linkage group LG6, Okis_V2, whole genome shotgun sequence:
- the LOC109893185 gene encoding PH domain-containing protein DDB_G0287875 isoform X2, producing MQENPQIQVCQAKTQDPVSADRFFSSTSADGKTILKIAPAAVMTLPTPRPPPQVSPEFSYQAIVYLIEAVGRRWSLYGTRERSQLFQSVQKELEEQGHCLPVEKIRRKWNNLIVTYKRVKYRGRETGQARTSWEYFEMMDAMLGDTIGAETTSSPTLVTSIPKVNVAMETAKTEQKPLLPHGNLITACTRTLTLVPSSLPLHTPVPSTLPLYTFVRSLPPPTPVRSSLPLPTPLDTPSPRIANNTDPLQPNPSPAPVAKPPASRHIPSNLSRIDLRRKKRCRFLSKGSSITSLLAQQQRRAEEGTSLLQEFLRRQEGQAKEEQGHRSRMEARGRRRERREARMAESLGRMATALELLSSKQDTVIALLQRLAERDRK from the exons ATGCAAGAAaatccacaaatacaggtgtgccaagccaaGACTCAAG ATCCTGTGAGTGCTGACCGTTTCTTTTCCTCGACTTCTGCAGATGGCAAAACCATCTTAAAGATAGCTCCAG CCGCAGTCATGACCCTCCCGACTCCTCGGCCTCCTCCCCAGGTTTCCCCAGAGTTCTCCTACCAGGCCATCGTGTACTTGATCGAAGCAGTGGGGCGCCGCTGGAGCCTGTACGGGACGCGGGAGCGTTCGCAGCTCTTCCAGAGCGTGCAGAAGGAGTTGGAGGAGCAGGGTCATTGTCTTCCCGTTGAGAAGATCCGCCGCAAGTGGAACAACTTGATCGTCACCTACAAGAGGGTCAAATACAGAGGCAGGGAGACCGGCCAGGCCAGAACCTCCTGGGAGTACTTTGAG ATGATGGATGCCATGCTTGGTGACACCATTGGCGCCGAGACCACTAGCAGCCCTACCCTAGTAACCAGCATCCCTAAGGTGAACGTCGCCATGGAAACCGCCAAAACAGAGCAGAAGCCCCTCCTTCCCCATGGCAACCTCATCACTGCATGCACTCGGACACTCACCcttgtcccctcctccctcccactccacaCGCCagttccctccaccctccctctctacacCTTTGTcagatccctccctccccctacccccgtccgctcctccctccctcttcccaccCCCTTGGACACACCCTCCCCCAGGATAGCCAATAACACAGACCCTCTACAGCCAAACCCCTCCCCTGCTCCGGTCGCAAAGCCCCCTGCCTCCCGTCACATCCCCTCCAACCTCAGCCGCATAGACCTCCGCAGAAAGAAGCGCTGTCGCTTCCTCTCCAAGGGATCCTCCATTACCTCCCTTCTGGCCCAGCAGCAGAGGCGAGCGGAAGAAGGCACCTCCTTGCTGCAGGAGTTCCTGAGGAGGCAGGAGGGGCAGGCCAAGGAGGAGCAGGGGCATCGCAGCAGGATGGAGGCCCGGGGGAGGAGGCGCGAGAGGAGGGAGGCGCGCATGGCAGAGTCCCTGGGTAGGATGGCAACGGCTCTGGAGCTGCTTTCCTCCAAACAGGACACAGTCATTGCCCTGCTGCAGAGACTggctgagagagacaggaagtga
- the LOC109893185 gene encoding uncharacterized protein LOC109893185 isoform X1 yields MVDAVMSLNITVKSEDSESFDDEDESSSLLSGKRATESAARHDISPGEGGPIEDHAGYSTQHGRLATKTTSKPIVLYPVSADRFFSSTSADGKTILKIAPAAVMTLPTPRPPPQVSPEFSYQAIVYLIEAVGRRWSLYGTRERSQLFQSVQKELEEQGHCLPVEKIRRKWNNLIVTYKRVKYRGRETGQARTSWEYFEMMDAMLGDTIGAETTSSPTLVTSIPKVNVAMETAKTEQKPLLPHGNLITACTRTLTLVPSSLPLHTPVPSTLPLYTFVRSLPPPTPVRSSLPLPTPLDTPSPRIANNTDPLQPNPSPAPVAKPPASRHIPSNLSRIDLRRKKRCRFLSKGSSITSLLAQQQRRAEEGTSLLQEFLRRQEGQAKEEQGHRSRMEARGRRRERREARMAESLGRMATALELLSSKQDTVIALLQRLAERDRK; encoded by the exons ATGGTAGACGCGGTAATGTCGTTGAATATCACTGTGAAAAGTGAAGACTCCGAGTCCTTTGACGATGAAGACGAATCATCTTCGCTGCTTTCGGGCAAAAGAGCCACGGAGTCTGCAGCTCGTCATGATATTTCTCCGGGAGAAGGCGGTCCAATAGAAGACCATGCAGGATATTCAACACAGCATGGGCGGCTAGCAACTAAAACGACCAGCAAACCCATCGTACTGT ATCCTGTGAGTGCTGACCGTTTCTTTTCCTCGACTTCTGCAGATGGCAAAACCATCTTAAAGATAGCTCCAG CCGCAGTCATGACCCTCCCGACTCCTCGGCCTCCTCCCCAGGTTTCCCCAGAGTTCTCCTACCAGGCCATCGTGTACTTGATCGAAGCAGTGGGGCGCCGCTGGAGCCTGTACGGGACGCGGGAGCGTTCGCAGCTCTTCCAGAGCGTGCAGAAGGAGTTGGAGGAGCAGGGTCATTGTCTTCCCGTTGAGAAGATCCGCCGCAAGTGGAACAACTTGATCGTCACCTACAAGAGGGTCAAATACAGAGGCAGGGAGACCGGCCAGGCCAGAACCTCCTGGGAGTACTTTGAG ATGATGGATGCCATGCTTGGTGACACCATTGGCGCCGAGACCACTAGCAGCCCTACCCTAGTAACCAGCATCCCTAAGGTGAACGTCGCCATGGAAACCGCCAAAACAGAGCAGAAGCCCCTCCTTCCCCATGGCAACCTCATCACTGCATGCACTCGGACACTCACCcttgtcccctcctccctcccactccacaCGCCagttccctccaccctccctctctacacCTTTGTcagatccctccctccccctacccccgtccgctcctccctccctcttcccaccCCCTTGGACACACCCTCCCCCAGGATAGCCAATAACACAGACCCTCTACAGCCAAACCCCTCCCCTGCTCCGGTCGCAAAGCCCCCTGCCTCCCGTCACATCCCCTCCAACCTCAGCCGCATAGACCTCCGCAGAAAGAAGCGCTGTCGCTTCCTCTCCAAGGGATCCTCCATTACCTCCCTTCTGGCCCAGCAGCAGAGGCGAGCGGAAGAAGGCACCTCCTTGCTGCAGGAGTTCCTGAGGAGGCAGGAGGGGCAGGCCAAGGAGGAGCAGGGGCATCGCAGCAGGATGGAGGCCCGGGGGAGGAGGCGCGAGAGGAGGGAGGCGCGCATGGCAGAGTCCCTGGGTAGGATGGCAACGGCTCTGGAGCTGCTTTCCTCCAAACAGGACACAGTCATTGCCCTGCTGCAGAGACTggctgagagagacaggaagtga